A single Nocardioides bizhenqiangii DNA region contains:
- a CDS encoding DUF1214 domain-containing protein has product MNDAAEDEPTEAKAAFRELLDTLRDLDCAFLEGDRAVTDDRHVADGYRQILTTLGVALDTYLFPDPGRPQFVDVNTPFRRDRRWGGDNTDAYYALCPVDPTRRYRVRGNRGDSVYFSVTAYNEPAPGTWSDQVVAIVRDTDLDYDDDGGFTFDLGPLPDAAVLLTRDYQADPLTGRRIDWQIEAYDEPEPIRHGSTETAAALRASSAWLRTMFAIIPLTVGVRSDAEHTIGHEITQLANDFGDPYQVGDANFGWSARDASYAFGSFVLDDDEALVITHRPPACRFWNFVVWNQFMATHNADDDRCSINGTQAVPNADGTITLVVARRRLGHPNAISTVDYPRGNLAFRWFLVDDVPTKPDVRLVKAAEAPTAVR; this is encoded by the coding sequence GTGAACGATGCTGCCGAGGACGAGCCCACCGAGGCGAAGGCGGCCTTCCGGGAGCTGCTCGACACGCTGCGCGACCTCGACTGCGCCTTCCTCGAAGGCGACCGCGCGGTGACCGACGACCGGCACGTCGCCGACGGCTACCGCCAGATCCTCACGACCCTCGGCGTCGCTCTCGACACCTACCTGTTCCCCGACCCGGGCCGACCGCAGTTCGTCGACGTCAACACTCCTTTCCGTCGCGACCGGCGGTGGGGCGGCGACAACACCGATGCCTACTACGCGCTCTGCCCTGTCGACCCGACCCGGCGGTACCGGGTGAGGGGCAACCGTGGCGACAGCGTCTACTTCTCCGTCACTGCCTACAACGAACCCGCGCCCGGCACCTGGTCGGACCAGGTCGTCGCGATCGTCCGCGACACCGATCTCGACTACGACGACGACGGCGGGTTCACCTTCGACCTCGGCCCGCTCCCGGACGCGGCCGTGCTGCTCACCCGCGACTACCAGGCCGACCCGCTCACCGGGCGCCGGATCGACTGGCAGATCGAGGCGTACGACGAGCCCGAGCCGATCCGGCACGGATCCACCGAGACCGCCGCCGCCCTCCGCGCCAGCTCGGCCTGGCTGCGGACGATGTTCGCGATCATCCCGCTCACCGTCGGGGTGCGCAGCGACGCCGAGCACACGATCGGGCACGAGATCACCCAGCTCGCCAACGACTTCGGCGACCCGTACCAGGTGGGGGACGCCAACTTCGGCTGGTCCGCACGCGACGCGTCGTACGCGTTCGGGAGCTTCGTCCTCGACGACGACGAGGCCCTGGTCATCACCCACCGACCGCCGGCCTGCCGGTTCTGGAACTTCGTGGTCTGGAACCAGTTCATGGCCACCCACAACGCGGACGACGACCGCTGCTCGATCAACGGCACCCAGGCGGTTCCCAACGCCGACGGGACGATCACCCTCGTCGTCGCGCGCCGCCGGCTCGGCCACCCCAACGCGATCTCGACCGTGGACTACCCGCGCGGCAACCTGGCCTTCCGCTGGTTCCTCGTCGACGACGTACCCACGAAGCCGGACGTGAGGCTCGTGAAGGCAGCCGAGGCTCCGACCGCGGTCAGGTGA
- a CDS encoding DivIVA domain-containing protein, producing MTQSAPNFRTVMRGYDPVEVDRALAELQQRVADREASAAELEARYQEATSAAEASSAAKAAAEAAAEEAVSRAAAQVAAAEEASSAQAVTFEHMGARVGQILALAEEEATELREQARAEAEDTRKLSDQAAVTVRDEADQYAEQRRRDADAEATRLLADARRAADDERDAAERDASARRQEGEAIFEQQRANAAKAAADFEATLAERRERTAAEFRQQQTETHAQLEALAQQVVEARAAAQREQEAAEAEARRVVTDAEERAAAVITEARTTADRIRAESDRELAAASQRRDSINAQLTNVRQMLATLSGTSAGPTPDPASAADEPTTEVEAGSVAADRDASVPEEQPEDAPEEREDENAGG from the coding sequence ATGACCCAGTCCGCCCCCAACTTTCGCACGGTGATGCGAGGTTACGACCCGGTCGAGGTCGATCGGGCGCTCGCCGAGCTGCAGCAGCGGGTGGCTGACAGGGAGGCGTCGGCCGCCGAGCTCGAGGCGCGCTACCAGGAAGCCACCAGTGCGGCCGAGGCTTCGTCCGCCGCGAAGGCCGCTGCCGAGGCCGCCGCGGAGGAGGCCGTCAGCCGTGCGGCCGCACAGGTGGCCGCTGCCGAAGAGGCAAGCTCCGCGCAAGCGGTCACGTTCGAGCACATGGGCGCGCGGGTCGGCCAGATCCTTGCCCTGGCCGAGGAGGAGGCCACCGAGCTGCGCGAGCAGGCCCGGGCCGAGGCGGAGGACACCCGGAAGCTCTCCGACCAGGCCGCTGTCACCGTCCGCGACGAGGCCGACCAGTACGCCGAGCAGCGCCGCCGGGATGCCGACGCCGAGGCGACGCGTCTCCTCGCCGACGCCCGGCGCGCCGCCGACGACGAGCGCGACGCGGCGGAGCGGGACGCCTCGGCCCGGCGGCAGGAGGGCGAGGCCATCTTCGAACAGCAGCGCGCCAACGCCGCGAAGGCCGCCGCGGACTTCGAGGCCACCTTGGCCGAGCGCCGAGAGCGCACCGCCGCTGAGTTCCGCCAGCAGCAGACCGAGACGCACGCGCAGCTCGAAGCATTGGCGCAGCAGGTGGTAGAGGCCCGCGCAGCGGCGCAGCGGGAGCAGGAGGCCGCCGAGGCGGAAGCGCGACGGGTCGTCACCGACGCGGAGGAGCGGGCCGCTGCGGTCATCACCGAGGCGCGGACGACCGCCGACCGGATCCGAGCCGAGTCCGACCGCGAGCTGGCCGCGGCGAGCCAGCGCCGCGACAGCATCAACGCACAGCTCACCAACGTGCGGCAGATGCTCGCCACCTTGTCCGGCACGAGCGCCGGGCCGACGCCCGATCCGGCGTCCGCTGCTGACGAGCCGACGACGGAGGTCGAAGCCGGGTCGGTGGCGGCCGATCGCGATGCGTCGGTGCCGGAGGAGCAGCCCGAGGATGCTCCGGAGGAACGCGAGGACGAGAACGCAGGAGGGTGA
- a CDS encoding coiled-coil domain-containing protein: MERERPALGKAVTGTVGTEGAAAVLLRRAQEIADQLHREAAEEAARATAEVRALREEAQRRHDETRAAAEQVRAAAERDRDLAARRLADASGEARAIVADANEQAALLTGAAEAERDRVLDEGRQQADGLREAAAELLARGEAAAERTARDAESTAAGVLERARVVAVERETAAADHATMIVAAAVADAEATLGTASAEAEALREAAEQEAARLRSDAEKELAAHLAEAEGAVHTARLEADRLLSAAREEAESELGRAAEQTAWAKRTVDALLAAAAAEGEAIRSAAHADAGAYLARIRRRVQAVIAGVTARLREEVAEADRRADELHAAAAAALAAAESEAAAVRSDADERARATLAESEAAATVIVERAERRRAESEAGAGALRAQVADEVTAARRDGAEALRRSREESAQLLADAQADADRVRDQARQVLSDARAEVAALRGRRDEIALELTQLSGVIEALAVSESTPPTEEQP, translated from the coding sequence ATGGAGCGGGAACGGCCCGCACTCGGGAAAGCAGTCACGGGCACGGTGGGCACGGAGGGTGCCGCCGCCGTTCTCCTGCGACGCGCCCAGGAGATCGCCGACCAGCTCCACCGCGAGGCCGCGGAAGAGGCGGCTCGAGCCACGGCCGAGGTCCGGGCTCTCCGTGAGGAGGCTCAGCGACGTCACGACGAGACGCGAGCCGCAGCCGAGCAGGTACGCGCTGCAGCCGAGCGCGACCGGGACCTCGCCGCCCGGCGACTCGCCGACGCATCGGGCGAGGCCCGCGCGATCGTGGCGGACGCGAACGAGCAGGCCGCCCTGCTGACCGGAGCGGCCGAGGCCGAGCGCGATCGGGTGCTCGACGAGGGGAGGCAGCAAGCAGACGGGCTCCGGGAAGCCGCGGCAGAGCTTCTTGCTCGCGGCGAGGCGGCAGCGGAGCGGACAGCCCGGGACGCCGAGTCCACGGCCGCCGGGGTGCTCGAGCGTGCCCGTGTGGTCGCGGTGGAGCGCGAGACCGCGGCGGCCGACCACGCGACGATGATCGTGGCTGCCGCCGTTGCCGACGCCGAAGCCACCTTGGGCACGGCGTCCGCCGAGGCCGAGGCTCTGCGCGAGGCTGCGGAGCAGGAGGCTGCCCGGCTCCGCAGCGATGCCGAGAAGGAGCTCGCTGCCCATCTCGCCGAGGCGGAGGGCGCCGTACACACTGCGCGGCTCGAGGCCGACCGGCTGCTCTCGGCGGCACGGGAGGAGGCGGAGAGCGAGCTGGGCCGGGCTGCCGAGCAGACCGCCTGGGCCAAGCGCACGGTCGACGCGCTGCTGGCCGCTGCCGCTGCGGAAGGGGAGGCGATCCGGTCCGCCGCCCATGCCGACGCCGGTGCCTACCTGGCCAGGATCCGACGCCGAGTCCAGGCAGTGATCGCTGGAGTGACCGCGCGGCTGCGGGAGGAGGTGGCGGAGGCCGATCGCCGGGCCGACGAGCTCCACGCCGCTGCCGCTGCGGCCCTGGCAGCCGCCGAGAGCGAGGCGGCGGCAGTACGGTCCGATGCCGACGAGCGGGCGCGCGCGACGCTGGCGGAGTCCGAGGCCGCGGCCACCGTCATCGTGGAACGTGCCGAACGCCGCAGAGCCGAGTCCGAGGCCGGCGCGGGTGCGTTGCGCGCCCAGGTCGCCGACGAGGTCACCGCCGCGCGCCGTGACGGCGCAGAGGCGCTGCGCAGGAGCCGGGAGGAGAGCGCCCAGCTCCTGGCCGACGCCCAGGCCGACGCCGACCGGGTGCGTGATCAGGCCCGCCAGGTGCTGTCGGACGCCCGCGCCGAGGTCGCTGCGCTACGCGGCCGCCGCGACGAGATCGCCCTCGAGCTCACCCAGCTGTCCGGAGTCATCGAGGCGCTGGCCGTGTCCGAGTCCACCCCCCCAACCGAGGAGCAACCATGA
- a CDS encoding dienelactone hydrolase family protein: MSDLPGWTRSEFTDDGVTHPTYRKGEGPGVIVIHEIPGITPQVLAFAEEVVEQGHTVVMPHLFGTPNAKVGPRSMAQAAREICVSREFLRMATNTTTPVATWLRALARDLHAELGGPGVGAVGMCFTGGYALAMLADAAIAAPVLAQPSAPFAVTPGRSRDLGLSPADLDAVKEKVSAGCQVLGLRYKNDLAVGGRFDRLRDELGDNFIAVEFPGVKHSTLTLHRQQEAVDRVLAFFKEKLAG, translated from the coding sequence ATGAGCGACCTCCCGGGCTGGACCCGCAGCGAGTTCACCGACGACGGCGTCACGCACCCGACGTACCGCAAGGGCGAGGGGCCGGGCGTCATCGTCATCCACGAGATCCCGGGGATCACCCCGCAGGTGCTCGCCTTCGCAGAGGAGGTCGTCGAGCAGGGACACACCGTCGTCATGCCGCACCTCTTCGGCACGCCGAACGCAAAGGTCGGCCCCCGGTCGATGGCTCAGGCCGCCCGAGAGATCTGCGTCAGCCGTGAGTTCCTGCGGATGGCGACCAACACCACGACACCGGTGGCCACCTGGCTGCGGGCGCTGGCCCGGGACCTGCACGCGGAGCTGGGCGGCCCGGGCGTCGGGGCGGTGGGCATGTGCTTCACCGGCGGCTATGCGCTCGCCATGCTGGCGGACGCCGCGATCGCGGCTCCCGTCCTCGCGCAGCCGTCGGCGCCGTTCGCCGTGACCCCCGGCCGCAGCCGCGACCTCGGTCTCAGCCCGGCCGACCTCGACGCGGTGAAGGAGAAGGTCAGCGCGGGTTGCCAGGTCCTCGGGCTGCGCTACAAGAACGACCTCGCGGTCGGCGGCCGCTTCGACAGGCTCCGCGACGAGCTGGGCGACAACTTCATCGCCGTGGAGTTCCCCGGGGTCAAGCACTCGACGCTGACCCTCCACCGGCAGCAGGAGGCGGTCGATCGCGTCCTCGCCTTCTTCAAGGAGAAGCTCGCGGGCTGA
- a CDS encoding MFS transporter → MTSTPVGEPILRMGSARGRWVLLTTVLGSGLALLDATVVNVALGRIGEDLDAGFEGLQWTINAYTLTLAALILLGGSLGDRLGRRRIFLIGVVWFALASLLCGLAPNIETLIAARGLQGVGGALLTPGSLAIIAASFHSEDRSAAVGAWSGLGGIAAAIGPLVGGWLVELNWRLVFLVNVPVAVVIIVVAVRHVPESRDPEAAGRLDVTGTTLAAVGLAALTFGLTRAGEAGFSGSVIATVGAGLACLVAFVVVEARSAAPLVPLELFRNAQFSAANVVTFLVYAALGVIFLLLVLQLQVVAGWSPIVAGSAMLPVTVIMLAFSSRAGALAQRIGPRLPMTLGPLLSAGGVLWLSGVGADASYLGDVLAPVLLFGAGLALMVAPLTATVLDSAEDRHAGIASGVNNAVARTAGLLAVAVIPVAAGIAGADYTDPAAFDDGYGNAMLISAGLLLVGAACAAAFIRKPLATAAEPATAGDQRVRVEECVHCGVSGPQLHPTCRSPE, encoded by the coding sequence GTGACTTCGACGCCGGTCGGTGAGCCGATCCTTCGCATGGGCAGCGCGCGTGGCCGCTGGGTACTGCTGACCACCGTGCTGGGCTCCGGCCTGGCGCTGCTCGACGCGACCGTCGTCAACGTCGCCCTCGGCCGGATCGGGGAGGACCTCGACGCCGGGTTCGAGGGGCTGCAGTGGACGATCAACGCCTACACGCTGACGCTGGCCGCCCTGATCCTGCTCGGCGGCTCGCTCGGTGACCGGCTCGGTCGGCGTCGGATCTTCCTCATCGGCGTGGTGTGGTTCGCGCTCGCCTCGCTGCTCTGCGGACTGGCGCCCAACATCGAGACGCTCATCGCCGCCCGCGGCCTGCAGGGGGTCGGCGGTGCGCTGCTGACGCCCGGCAGCCTGGCGATCATCGCCGCGTCGTTCCACAGCGAGGACCGGTCGGCGGCGGTCGGCGCCTGGTCCGGCCTCGGCGGCATCGCCGCCGCGATCGGACCGCTCGTCGGCGGTTGGCTGGTGGAGCTCAACTGGCGGCTGGTCTTCCTGGTGAACGTCCCGGTCGCCGTGGTGATCATCGTGGTCGCGGTCCGTCACGTCCCCGAGAGCCGCGACCCCGAGGCGGCCGGTCGGCTCGACGTGACCGGTACGACGCTCGCAGCCGTGGGGCTCGCTGCGCTCACGTTCGGGCTCACCCGCGCCGGCGAGGCCGGCTTCAGCGGGTCGGTCATCGCCACCGTCGGCGCCGGGCTCGCTTGCCTGGTGGCGTTCGTGGTGGTCGAGGCGCGGTCGGCGGCACCGCTGGTGCCGTTGGAGCTCTTCCGCAACGCGCAGTTCAGCGCGGCCAACGTCGTCACGTTCCTGGTCTACGCCGCGCTCGGCGTGATCTTCCTGCTGCTCGTGCTGCAGCTCCAGGTCGTCGCCGGGTGGTCGCCGATCGTGGCCGGGTCGGCGATGCTGCCGGTCACGGTGATCATGTTGGCGTTCTCGTCACGCGCAGGTGCGCTCGCGCAGCGGATCGGGCCGCGGCTGCCGATGACCCTCGGTCCGCTGCTGTCGGCCGGCGGGGTGCTCTGGTTGAGCGGGGTCGGCGCCGACGCGTCGTACCTCGGCGACGTCCTGGCGCCGGTGCTGCTCTTCGGCGCCGGGCTGGCGCTGATGGTCGCGCCGCTGACGGCGACCGTCCTCGACTCCGCCGAGGACCGGCACGCCGGCATCGCGTCGGGCGTCAACAACGCCGTCGCCCGCACCGCCGGTCTGCTGGCGGTCGCCGTCATCCCGGTCGCGGCCGGCATCGCCGGTGCGGACTACACCGACCCGGCTGCGTTCGACGACGGCTACGGCAACGCCATGCTGATCAGCGCCGGACTGCTGCTCGTCGGTGCCGCGTGCGCAGCCGCCTTCATCCGGAAGCCCCTCGCCACCGCCGCCGAGCCGGCAACCGCGGGTGACCAGCGGGTGCGGGTCGAGGAGTGTGTGCACTGCGGCGTCTCCGGACCGCAGCTGCACCCCACCTGTCGCTCGCCGGAGTGA
- a CDS encoding GuaB3 family IMP dehydrogenase-related protein — protein sequence MSEIEIGRAKRARHAYSFDDIAIVPSRRTRDPEEVSVDWQIDAYRFSLPILAAPMDSVMSPETAIAFGRYGGLGVLNLEGIWTRYSDPESLLEEVAGLQGDAATHRLQEIYSEPIKPELITERLRQVREGGVTVAGSLSPQRTKEFAKVVTDAGVDLFVIRGTTVSAEHVSSQAEPLNLKEFIYELDVPVIVGGCATHQAALHLMRTGAAGVLVGFGGGAAHTTRTVLGVAVPMASAVADVAAARRDYLDESGGRYVHVIADGSIGRSGDLAKAIACGADAVMVGSPFARATDAPGRGFHWGAEAHHHDLPRGQRVQFEQIGSIEEILFGPSRVADGTMNLVGALKRSMATTGYTDLKEFQRIEVVVE from the coding sequence GTGAGCGAGATCGAGATCGGCCGCGCCAAGCGCGCCCGCCACGCGTACTCCTTCGACGACATCGCGATCGTGCCGTCCCGGCGCACCCGCGACCCCGAGGAGGTGAGTGTCGACTGGCAGATCGACGCCTACCGGTTCTCGCTGCCGATCCTCGCCGCTCCGATGGACTCGGTGATGTCCCCGGAGACCGCCATCGCCTTCGGGCGGTACGGCGGCCTCGGTGTGCTCAACCTCGAGGGCATCTGGACGCGCTACAGCGACCCGGAGTCGCTGCTGGAGGAGGTGGCCGGTCTCCAGGGCGACGCCGCGACCCATCGGCTCCAGGAGATCTACTCGGAGCCGATCAAGCCGGAGCTGATCACCGAGCGGCTGCGGCAGGTCCGCGAGGGCGGGGTGACCGTCGCCGGCTCGCTCTCGCCGCAGCGCACCAAGGAATTCGCGAAGGTGGTGACCGATGCGGGCGTCGACCTGTTCGTCATCAGGGGCACCACCGTGAGCGCCGAGCACGTCTCCAGCCAGGCCGAGCCCCTCAACCTCAAGGAGTTCATCTATGAGCTCGACGTGCCGGTCATCGTCGGCGGCTGCGCGACCCACCAGGCCGCGCTCCACCTGATGCGCACCGGTGCGGCCGGCGTGCTCGTCGGGTTCGGCGGAGGCGCTGCGCACACCACCCGCACCGTGCTCGGCGTCGCCGTACCGATGGCCTCCGCGGTGGCCGACGTCGCCGCCGCCCGCCGTGACTACCTCGACGAGTCCGGCGGCCGCTACGTCCACGTGATCGCCGACGGCTCGATCGGTCGCTCCGGCGACCTTGCCAAGGCGATCGCGTGCGGTGCCGACGCGGTGATGGTCGGCTCGCCCTTCGCCCGCGCCACCGACGCGCCTGGTCGCGGCTTCCACTGGGGCGCCGAGGCGCACCACCACGACCTGCCGCGGGGGCAGCGGGTGCAGTTCGAGCAGATCGGCTCGATCGAGGAGATCCTGTTCGGCCCCAGCCGGGTCGCCGACGGCACCATGAACCTGGTCGGCGCGCTCAAGCGCTCGATGGCCACCACCGGCTACACGGACCTCAAGGAGTTCCAGCGGATCGAGGTCGTCGTCGAGTAG
- a CDS encoding hydroxysqualene dehydroxylase has translation MGSLSRRSVLRGSGVAAAAMAVGPLSPALALDRRRVAVLGGGMAGLAAAHELVERGFEVTVYERKALGGKARSIPVPGTARGGRRALPGEHGFRFFPGFYHHIPDTMARIPFGSNENGVFDNLVSAGMPLFPRSGGRDDQNLFGLIPDPRHLATPDAVKRFIVNELLGGNMISPVDATYFATRLVVFLSSCDERRLGQWEQTSWWDFVRAEQRSPEYQTVAARGLTRALVAAKEEIASTRTIGNMAEAFLYSFAGVGTNGRPPDQILNGPTNEVWIDPWVDLLRSKGVRFRSATTITGLQVAGGRITGARARTASGPATIDADWFVSAMPVERVTRLLSPAVLRADPSLEGLRGLVTDWMNGIQFYLKRPVTITDGHLAFLDSPWSLTGILQAGHWTNDFAATYGDGTAVDCLSVDVSDWTTPGILYGKPANRCTKAEVRAEVWAQMKASLEDTGASVLPDDVLHSFFLDPAIKWDPVSRRNSNDEPLLINTVDSWKLRPTARTALSNLFLAGDFCRTNVDLATMEGANESGRQAANAILAESGAGGAPAPIYRLHRPPEWEALKLVDQQLYRLGLKNTFDVG, from the coding sequence ATGGGGTCGCTTTCTCGACGCAGCGTGCTGCGTGGGTCCGGGGTCGCGGCGGCTGCGATGGCCGTCGGGCCGCTGTCGCCGGCACTCGCGCTGGACCGGCGCCGGGTGGCCGTGCTCGGCGGCGGGATGGCCGGCCTCGCCGCCGCCCACGAGCTGGTCGAGCGCGGCTTCGAGGTGACCGTCTACGAGCGGAAGGCGCTCGGCGGCAAGGCGCGCAGCATCCCGGTGCCCGGCACCGCGCGGGGCGGCCGCCGCGCACTCCCCGGTGAGCACGGCTTCCGGTTCTTCCCGGGCTTCTACCACCACATCCCCGACACGATGGCGCGGATCCCTTTCGGCTCCAACGAGAACGGCGTCTTCGACAACCTGGTCTCGGCGGGGATGCCGCTGTTCCCGCGCTCGGGGGGTCGTGACGACCAGAACCTGTTCGGGCTGATCCCGGACCCACGGCACCTGGCGACGCCGGACGCGGTCAAGCGCTTCATCGTCAACGAGCTGCTCGGCGGCAACATGATCTCCCCGGTCGACGCGACGTACTTCGCAACCCGGCTGGTCGTCTTCCTCTCCAGCTGCGACGAGCGGCGCCTCGGGCAGTGGGAGCAGACCTCGTGGTGGGACTTCGTGCGCGCCGAGCAGCGATCGCCGGAGTACCAGACGGTCGCCGCCCGTGGTCTCACCCGGGCGCTCGTCGCCGCCAAGGAGGAGATCGCCAGCACCCGCACCATCGGCAACATGGCCGAGGCGTTCCTCTACTCGTTCGCCGGGGTGGGGACCAACGGGCGCCCGCCCGACCAGATCCTCAACGGGCCGACCAACGAGGTGTGGATCGACCCCTGGGTCGACCTGTTGCGCAGCAAGGGTGTCCGGTTCCGGTCGGCGACCACGATCACCGGGCTCCAGGTCGCGGGCGGCCGGATCACCGGAGCCCGCGCCCGCACCGCGTCCGGCCCGGCCACGATCGACGCGGACTGGTTCGTCTCCGCCATGCCGGTCGAGCGGGTGACCCGGCTGCTCTCGCCCGCCGTGCTGCGGGCGGACCCCAGCCTCGAGGGCTTGCGCGGGCTGGTGACGGACTGGATGAACGGCATCCAGTTCTACCTGAAGCGGCCGGTCACCATCACCGACGGTCATCTGGCATTCCTCGACTCGCCCTGGTCGCTCACCGGGATCCTCCAGGCAGGGCACTGGACCAACGACTTCGCGGCGACGTACGGCGACGGCACGGCGGTCGACTGCCTGTCGGTCGACGTGTCCGACTGGACCACACCCGGGATCCTCTACGGCAAGCCCGCCAACCGGTGCACCAAGGCGGAGGTGCGGGCCGAGGTCTGGGCGCAGATGAAGGCGTCGCTCGAGGACACCGGCGCGTCGGTGCTGCCCGACGACGTCCTCCACTCGTTCTTCCTCGACCCCGCGATCAAGTGGGACCCGGTCAGCCGCCGCAACTCCAACGACGAGCCGCTGCTCATCAACACGGTCGACTCCTGGAAGCTCCGGCCGACCGCGCGGACCGCGCTCTCCAACCTGTTCCTGGCCGGCGACTTCTGCCGCACCAACGTCGACCTGGCGACGATGGAGGGCGCCAACGAGTCCGGCCGTCAGGCCGCCAACGCGATCCTCGCGGAGTCCGGCGCGGGTGGCGCGCCCGCCCCGATCTACCGGCTGCACCGCCCGCCGGAGTGGGAGGCGCTCAAACTCGTGGACCAGCAGCTCTACCGGCTGGGTCTCAAGAACACGTTCGACGTCGGCTGA
- the guaB gene encoding IMP dehydrogenase: MEVPEKFASLGLTYDDVLLLPGHSDLAPDDIDLTTRLTREITIKAPLVSAAMDTVTESRMAIAMARQGGIGILHRNLSSEEQAYQVDLVKRTQTGIISNPVTIGPDATLEELDRICGEYRVSGLPVVDADNRLLGICTNRDLRFTPVAEWATTKVDEVMTPMPLVTGPVGISRDDATMLLRKHKRERLPLVDEAGRLGGLITVKDFVKSEQFPDASKDGQGRLMVGAAIGYFGDAWQRATALIDAGVDVLVADTAHGHVTLLLDMVKRLKTDPATRHVQVIGGNVATRDGAQAFVDAGADAVKVGFGPGSICTTRVVTGCGVPQVTAVYEASLAARPAGVPVIADGGLQQSGDIAKAIVAGAESVMIGSMLAGCEESPGEVIFVQGKQFKAYRGMGSLGAMSSRGKKSYSKDRYFQAEVTSDDKIVPEGVEGQVAYRGPLSAVAHQLLGGLNQSMFYVGARTIPELQEKGRFIRITSASLKESHPHDVQMTVEAPNYHGA; the protein is encoded by the coding sequence ATGGAGGTCCCCGAGAAGTTCGCGTCCCTCGGTCTCACCTACGACGACGTCCTGCTGCTGCCCGGTCACTCCGACCTGGCGCCCGACGACATCGACCTGACCACGCGGCTCACGCGTGAGATCACCATCAAGGCGCCGCTCGTCAGCGCGGCGATGGACACCGTCACCGAGTCGCGGATGGCGATCGCGATGGCCCGGCAGGGCGGCATCGGCATCCTGCACCGCAACCTCTCGTCCGAGGAGCAGGCCTACCAGGTCGACCTCGTGAAGCGGACCCAGACCGGCATCATCTCCAACCCGGTCACCATCGGACCTGACGCGACGCTCGAGGAGCTCGACCGGATCTGCGGCGAGTACCGCGTCTCGGGCCTTCCCGTCGTGGACGCCGACAACCGGCTGCTCGGCATCTGCACCAACCGCGACCTGCGGTTCACCCCCGTCGCGGAGTGGGCGACCACCAAGGTCGACGAGGTGATGACCCCGATGCCGCTGGTCACCGGACCGGTCGGTATCAGCAGGGACGACGCCACCATGCTGCTGCGCAAGCACAAGCGCGAGCGGCTGCCGCTGGTCGACGAGGCCGGGCGGCTCGGCGGGTTGATCACGGTCAAGGACTTCGTGAAGTCGGAGCAGTTCCCCGATGCCTCGAAGGACGGCCAGGGCCGGCTCATGGTCGGCGCCGCGATCGGCTACTTCGGCGACGCCTGGCAGCGGGCCACCGCGCTCATCGACGCCGGTGTCGACGTGCTCGTCGCCGACACCGCCCACGGCCACGTCACCCTCCTCCTCGACATGGTCAAGCGGCTCAAGACCGACCCCGCCACCCGCCACGTGCAGGTCATCGGCGGCAACGTCGCGACGCGGGACGGAGCGCAGGCCTTCGTCGACGCCGGCGCCGACGCCGTCAAGGTCGGCTTCGGCCCGGGCTCGATCTGTACGACGCGCGTCGTCACCGGATGCGGCGTACCCCAGGTCACCGCCGTCTACGAGGCCTCCCTCGCGGCCAGGCCCGCCGGCGTACCCGTGATCGCCGACGGCGGCCTCCAGCAGTCCGGTGACATCGCCAAGGCGATCGTCGCCGGTGCGGAGTCGGTGATGATCGGCTCGATGCTCGCCGGCTGCGAGGAGTCGCCCGGCGAGGTGATCTTCGTGCAGGGCAAGCAGTTCAAGGCCTACCGCGGCATGGGTTCGCTGGGCGCGATGTCGTCGCGTGGAAAGAAGTCCTACTCCAAGGACCGCTACTTCCAGGCCGAGGTCACCAGCGACGACAAGATCGTCCCCGAGGGCGTCGAGGGCCAGGTCGCCTACCGCGGACCGCTCTCCGCGGTCGCCCACCAGCTGCTCGGCGGACTCAACCAGTCGATGTTCTACGTCGGCGCGCGCACCATCCCCGAGCTGCAGGAGAAGGGCCGGTTCATCCGGATCACCTCGGCGTCGCTCAAGGAGAGCCACCCCCACGACGTCCAGATGACCGTCGAGGCCCCTAACTACCACGGTGCTTGA